The following are encoded together in the Rana temporaria chromosome 12, aRanTem1.1, whole genome shotgun sequence genome:
- the MRPS7 gene encoding 28S ribosomal protein S7, mitochondrial: MAASRGRLFVQRLRSGLPGLIPVRWSRYSAAYLDPVTDKEKYQRPLEELSKEEKEEWNLKTVSPIKACPPNLTSSLFYDETVSKFTNMMMKGGNKILSRNIMNKSLEKIKRTQLEKYYKASPEERESIECNPYTIFHQAMDNCQPIIGLTTILRGGKSYQVPTPLTDHRRRFLAMKWIIAACREKKVRRTRMYDKLADLILQSSSGEGSIVKKKHELHKMAESNRAYAHFRWW; this comes from the exons GCTGATCCCTGTGCGGTGGAGCAGATATAGCGCTGCATACTTGGATCCTGTCACAGATAAGGAGAAGTACCAACGCCCTTTAGAAGAATTAAgtaaagaagaaaaggaagaatgGAATTTAAAAACTGTCAGTCCAATTAAAGCATGTCCTCCCAATCTGACCAGCTCTCTCTTCTATGACGAAACCGTAAG CAAATTCACAAACATGATGATGAAGGGCGGCAACAAGATACTGTCAAGAAACATCATGAACAAG TCCTTAGAGAAAATCAAGAGAACGCAGTTGGAAAAATATTACAAAGCCTCCCCTGAAGAGAGGGAAAGTATTGAGTGCAATCCTTACACCATCTTTCATCAAGCGATGGACAACTGCCAGCCAATCATTGGCCTTACAACCATCTTAAGAGGCGGGAAATCCTATCAG GTACCCACACCGCTGACTGACCATAGACGTCGCTTCTTGGCCATGAAGTGGATAATTGCAGCATGCCGAGAGAAGAAGGTTAGGCGGACACGGATGTATGATAAACTTGCTGATCTAATCCTGCAAAGTTCCAGTGGGGAAGGAAGTATTGTCAAGAAAAAACACGAGCTGCATAAAATGGCCGAGTCCAACAGGGCGTATGCTCACTTCCGCTGGTGGTAG